One segment of Theobroma cacao cultivar B97-61/B2 chromosome 9, Criollo_cocoa_genome_V2, whole genome shotgun sequence DNA contains the following:
- the LOC18589220 gene encoding calmodulin-binding protein 60 D, with translation MQRQTRYMERTNSIARGKRSLEGDEEQQPERKRPALASVIVEALKVDSLQKLCSSLEPILRRVVSEEVERALAKLGPPRLNGRSSPKRIEGPDGLSLQLHFRSRLSLPLFTGGKVEGEQGAAIHIVLVDTNTGQVVTTGPEACVKLDVVVLEGDFNNEDDEDWTQEEFESHVVKEREGKRPLLTGDLQVTLKEGVGTLGELTFTDNSSWIRSRKFRLGLKVASGYCEGIRVREAKTEAFTVKDHRGELYKKHYPPALNDDVWRLEKIGKDGSFHKRLNTAGIFTVEDFLRLVVRDQQKLRNILGSGMSNKMWEALLEHAKTCVLSGKFYVYYTDDSRSVGVIFNNIYELNGLITGEQYIPADSLSDSQKVYVDTLVKKAYDNWNKVIEYDGKSLLNFRQNRRSSARNELQMGAIDYPNALDQQLQLPRLPVSVPTEQVHSGLQVEGYNDNQSTKYSGQSQHVNSNSSNQFDSTQYLPHDQLINNSQQPQSLRNDNNVVGLALGPPQSSALGFQNVGSSMQSSNLNPFDDWTNNRDKGVEDLFSEEEIRIRSHEMLENEDMQHLLRLFSMGGHASINVTEDGGYGFPNYMQSPMPNFVDEDRSRPGKAVVGWLKIKAAMRWGFFIRKKAAERRAQIVELEEEE, from the exons ATGCAGAGGCAAACTAGGTATATGGAGAGGACTAATAGTATCGCTAGAGGGAAGAGGAGTTTGGAAGGAGATGAGGAGCAGCAGCCCGAGCGAAAACGCCCTGCTTTAGCCag TGTAATTGTAGAAGCTCTTAAGGTGGATAGCCTGCAGAAGCTTTGCTCATCTTTGGAACCCATTCTTCGTAGAGTT GTAAGCGAAGAGGTGGAAAGAGCTTTGGCAAAATTAGGCCCTCCTAGACTTAATGGAAG ATCTTCTCCAAAACGAATTGAAGGTCCAGATGGACTGAGCTTGCAGCTCCACTTCAGGTCCAGGTTGTCCCTTCCTCTCTTCACCGGAGGAAAGGTAGAAGGGGAGCAGGGTGCTGCCATACATATTGTTCTAGTTGACACTAACACTGGACAAGTTGTAACAACTGGGCCTGAAGCCTGTGTAAAGCTAGATGTTGTTGTGCTTGAAGGTGATTTCAACAACGAGGATGATGAAGATTGGACACAAGAAGAATTTGAGAGCCATGTGGTAAAAGAACGTGAAGGAAAAAGACCACTGTTGACTGGTGACTTGCAAGTGACCCTCAAAGAGGGGGTAGGGACACTAGGAGAGCTCACTTTTACTGACAATTCAAGTTGGATAAGAAGTAGGAAATTCAGGCTTGGCTTGAAGGTCGCTTCTGGATATTGTGAGGGTATACGTGTACGTGAAGCAAAGACGGAGGCTTTTACTGTCAAGGATCACAGAGGGGAAT TGTACAAGAAGCACTATCCACCTGCGTTGAATGATGATGTGTGGAGATTGGAAAAGATTGGAAAAGATGGGTCATTCCACAAGAGGCTTAACACTGCAGGAATATTCACAGTTGAAGACTTTTTGCGGCTTGTGGTCAGGGATCAACAAAAGTTACGAAAT ATTCTTGGAAGTGGCATGTCAAATAAGATGTGGGAAGCTCTATTAGAACATGCAAAGACTTGTGTGCTGAGTGGGaagttttatgtttactaTACTGATGATTCAAGGAGTGTTGGTGTTATCTTCAACAACATCTATGAGTTGAATGGCCTCATTACTGGGGAACAGTATATACCTGCTGATTCTCTATCTGATAGTCAAAAG GTCTATGTAGATACATTGGTGAAGAAAGCCTATGACAATTGGAATAAAGTCATAGAGTATGATGGCAAGTCACTGTTGAACTTCAGGCAAAATAGGAGGTCAAGTGCCCGAAATGAACTTCAGATGGGTGCGATAGATTACCCTAATGCTTTAGATCAACAACTGCAGTTACCGCGGTTGCCAGTTTCAGTTCCTACTGAGCAGGTGCATTCAGGCCTACAGGTTGAAG GTTATAATGATAATCAGTCAACCAAATACTCAGGGCAGTCCCAGCATGTGAATTCCAATTCTTCTAATCAATTTGACAGCACACAATATTTGCCACATGACCAGCTGATTAACAATTCTCAGCAACCACAAAGCTTGAGAAATGATAACAATGTTGTTGGGCTGGCTCTTGGTCCTCCACAGTCATCTGCCTTAGGGTTTCAAAATGTTGGTTCTTCAATGCAGTCATCAAATCTTAATCCTTTTGATGATTGGACAAACAACCGAGATAAAGGAGTTGAGGACTTATTTTCAGAGGAAGAGATTCGCATCAGGAGTCATGAAATGCTTGAGAATGAAGATATGCAGCACCTGCTCCGCCTCTTTAGCATGGGAGGTCATGCTTCTATTAATGTGACAGAAGATGGTGGGTATGGATTCCCAAATTACATGCAATCCCCAATGCCAAACTTTGTAGATGAAGATCGTTCACGTCCTGGCAAAGCAGTTGTTGGTTGGCTGAAGATTAAGGCAGCAATGAGATGGGGTTTCTTTATCCGGAAGAAAGCTGCTGAGAGACGGGCACAGATAGTTGAGTTAGAAGAGGAAGAATAG
- the LOC18589222 gene encoding xyloglucan endotransglucosylase/hydrolase protein 22: MGSTSSFKFSLLMSLVIGCLMTASASNFYQDFDITWGDGRGKIDNNGEVLSLSLDKASGSGFQSKDEYLFGKIDTQLKLVPGNSAGTVTAYYLSSKGSTWDEIDFEFLGNLSGDPYILHTNVFSQGKGNREQQFHLWFDPTADFHTYSILWNPQRIIFSVDGTPIREFKNMESLGVPFPKNQPMRIYSSLWNADDWATRGGLVKTDWTQAPFTASYRNFNADACVWSNGASSCKSNSPSSASTNNAWFSQELDSSSQQRLQWVQKNYMIYNYCTDAKRFPQGLPPECNMS, encoded by the exons atgggctCAACTTCAAGTTTCAAGTTTTCGTTGCTTATGTCTCTCGTAATTGGCTGTCTCATGACAGCATCAGCTAGCAACTTCTATCAAGATTTTGACATCACATGGGGAGATGGCCGTGGTAAGATAGACAACAACGGAGaggttctctctctctcccttgaCAAAGCTTCTGGCTCCGGTTTCCAGTCCAAGGATGAATATCTTTTTGGCAAGATTGATACGCAGCTCAAGCTTGTCCCTGGCAACTCTGCTGGCACAGTCACTGCCTACTAT CTATCTTCCAAAGGATCAACATGGGATGAGATTGATTTTGAGTTTCTGGGGAACCTTAGTGGGGATCCTTACATTCTTCATACCAATGTGTTCAGTCAAGGAAAGGGAAACAGAGAGCAACAGTTCCATCTCTGGTTTGACCCAACTGCGGATTTCCACACCTATTCCATCCTCTGGAATCCCCAACGTATCAT CTTCTCTGTGGACGGCACACCCATTAGAGAGTTCAAAAACATGGAGTCGCTTGGTGTCCCATTTCCAAAGAACCAACCGATGAGAATTTACTCCAGCTTGTGGAATGCGGATGATTGGGCTACAAGGGGTGGTCTGGTAAAGACAGATTGGACTCAAGCTCCATTTACTGCTTCTTACAGAAACTTCAATGCCGATGCCTGTGTTTGGTCTAATGGAGCATCTTCCTGCAAATCAAATTCTCCATCTTCTGCCTCAACCAACAATGCGTGGTTCTCTCAGGAGCTGGATTCCTCTAGTCAGCAAAGGCTGCAATGGGTGCAGAAGAACTACATGATCTACAACTACTGCACCGACGCCAAGAGATTTCCCCAAGGTCTACCTCCAGAATGCAACATGTCTTAG